The following coding sequences lie in one Chryseobacterium arthrosphaerae genomic window:
- a CDS encoding enoyl-CoA hydratase/isomerase family protein, with amino-acid sequence MSYENILLKKEDKLSIITINRPESLNALNAKTIQEISAALDELDSDSSCRVIILTGSGEKSFVAGADIKEFSDFGQEKAEELARNGQNTLFNKIENMSKPVIAAVNGFALGGGLELAMACHIRYASENARLGLPEVTLGLIPGYGGTQRLPKLVGKGIANEMIFSAKMIPAQKAKEIGLVNEVYPIEELLTKTKELASTIAYNSPMAISKAINAVNLSDTDKGFETEIKYFGELFEMDDKKEGVTAFLEKRKPNF; translated from the coding sequence ATGAGTTACGAAAATATATTATTAAAAAAAGAAGATAAATTATCTATCATTACAATAAACAGACCTGAGAGTTTAAACGCCTTAAACGCCAAAACAATTCAGGAGATCAGCGCCGCTCTGGATGAGCTTGATTCTGACAGTTCCTGTAGAGTTATTATCCTTACAGGGAGTGGAGAAAAATCTTTTGTAGCAGGAGCTGACATCAAGGAATTCAGTGATTTCGGACAGGAAAAAGCTGAAGAACTTGCAAGAAACGGACAAAACACTTTGTTCAACAAAATTGAAAATATGTCTAAACCAGTCATTGCAGCGGTCAACGGTTTTGCATTGGGCGGAGGTTTAGAGCTTGCCATGGCATGCCACATCAGATATGCATCGGAAAACGCCAGATTAGGACTTCCTGAAGTAACACTGGGACTGATCCCGGGGTACGGAGGAACTCAAAGGCTTCCCAAGCTTGTAGGAAAAGGTATTGCCAACGAAATGATCTTCTCTGCCAAAATGATCCCTGCTCAAAAAGCAAAAGAGATCGGCCTGGTGAATGAAGTATACCCTATTGAAGAATTATTAACCAAAACGAAAGAATTAGCGAGTACTATTGCCTACAATTCACCAATGGCAATATCAAAGGCAATTAATGCCGTAAATTTATCTGACACGGATAAAGGTTTCGAAACTGAGATCAAGTATTTCGGGGAACTTTTTGAAATGGACGATAAGAAAGAAGGAGTAACAGCTTTCCTTGAGAAAAGAAAGCCGAATTTCTGA
- a CDS encoding catalase, whose protein sequence is MDSKKLTLSNGAPYFEHQDSQTVGPRGPVLLQDFVLQENLAHFVRERIPERIVHAKGSGAYGTFTVTHDISQYTKAKLFSKVGNSCRMFARFSTVGGEKGSADTARDPRGFALKFYTEDGNWDLVGNNTPVFFIKDAKKFPDFIHTQKRVPKTNLKSATMMWDFWSLNPESLHQVLILMSDRGTPYGYRHMHGFGSHTFSMINDNNERVWVKFHFKTKQGVKNFTDEEAVKMAGENPDFAQEDLCNAIENGDFPKWTMYIQVMTEEQAKDFRWNPFDVTKVWFHDDFPLIEVGEMELNEVPVNYFAHVEQSTFSPSSLINGISFSPDKMLQGRLFSYPDAHRYRVGVNSHQLEVNRCPFAVNNYQRDGYMADSSHYQDKPNYHPNSFDDITPDSAYKNYEYELDSAHVANYNRNENDSDHYTQPGLLYSKAMNAEDRDHLIQNIVGSMKGITGPKKDEIINRQLCHFFRANIELGMKVASQLNINIDANMMNHSK, encoded by the coding sequence AGGAGAATCTTGCACATTTCGTTAGGGAAAGAATTCCTGAAAGAATTGTACATGCCAAAGGAAGCGGAGCCTACGGAACCTTTACCGTAACTCATGATATCAGCCAGTATACGAAGGCAAAACTGTTTTCAAAGGTTGGAAATTCCTGCAGAATGTTTGCGAGATTCTCTACGGTAGGAGGAGAAAAAGGAAGTGCGGATACCGCAAGGGACCCGAGAGGTTTTGCCCTGAAGTTTTACACTGAAGACGGAAACTGGGATCTTGTGGGAAACAATACTCCGGTATTCTTTATCAAGGATGCTAAAAAATTCCCGGATTTTATCCATACCCAGAAAAGAGTTCCGAAGACCAATCTGAAAAGTGCCACCATGATGTGGGATTTCTGGAGCTTAAATCCTGAATCTCTCCACCAGGTTCTTATATTAATGTCAGACAGAGGAACCCCGTATGGCTACAGGCATATGCATGGCTTCGGGTCTCATACTTTCTCTATGATCAATGACAACAATGAAAGAGTATGGGTAAAATTCCATTTCAAAACCAAACAGGGCGTGAAAAACTTCACCGATGAAGAAGCTGTAAAAATGGCAGGCGAAAATCCTGATTTTGCACAGGAAGACCTTTGCAACGCTATTGAAAACGGAGATTTCCCGAAATGGACGATGTACATCCAGGTGATGACGGAAGAACAGGCCAAAGATTTCAGATGGAATCCTTTTGATGTAACCAAAGTATGGTTCCATGATGATTTCCCGTTAATTGAAGTGGGAGAAATGGAGCTGAATGAAGTTCCTGTCAACTATTTTGCCCATGTTGAACAGTCCACTTTCTCACCAAGCAGCCTGATCAACGGAATCAGTTTTTCACCGGACAAAATGCTTCAGGGAAGATTATTCTCTTATCCTGACGCACACCGCTACAGAGTAGGTGTCAATTCGCACCAGCTTGAAGTGAACAGATGCCCTTTTGCAGTCAATAATTATCAGAGAGACGGATACATGGCAGATTCAAGCCATTATCAGGATAAACCGAACTACCATCCTAACAGTTTTGATGATATTACACCGGATTCTGCATACAAAAACTATGAATATGAACTGGACAGCGCCCATGTAGCCAACTACAACAGGAATGAAAATGACAGTGATCATTATACCCAACCCGGACTTCTTTATTCAAAAGCCATGAATGCTGAAGACAGGGACCATCTGATCCAAAATATTGTAGGAAGTATGAAAGGCATTACCGGACCGAAAAAAGACGAAATTATCAACCGCCAGTTATGCCACTTTTTCCGTGCCAACATTGAGCTTGGCATGAAAGTAGCTTCACAACTAAACATCAATATCGATGCAAATATGATGAATCATTCCAAATAA